Proteins co-encoded in one Streptomyces sp. JH34 genomic window:
- a CDS encoding extracellular solute-binding protein, whose product MTPNSPSAPSRRRFLASSVVVAAAVGGGMPLLAACGGGSGGAKNEGTTTGKKLKDILPSYVPSEAVTPDIPSKNGSAAGFTTALPADKLAVSVPKKLGQGSELRVMAPLWGTSPGEGNPYWKAMDEAAGVTVKWQNQDGNVYGQKLGAVLASSDIPDAVVVPGWELGGKIPSAIANKFADLGPYLSGDKVKDYPNLAAIPTGAWQRAIFAGKLRGLPMPAEATPNITPFYRADIFEEKGYEVPTTTQEFYDLCKEINAPKSKVWACSDMTWSAFVFFGVLPEKPYYWKLVDGKLVNRYETDEYLEALEWSRSLYSAGFVHPDAKAETGDMRTTFSSGNVLMYNADISDWYAATAVQRLDKPEFRMGAMDFFAAAGGDPVIYEASPSNIWCFVNKNADKKTIQDVLALANYTAAPYGTKEQRLKAYGLEGTHHTLKDGVLVKTEQGNNQVFATYEYVASPAPFRAYPDFPDVAKGVIEWQQRQGAHLRKPLFHGMQIQEPTRFTELNAQFEDLEKDIVRGRKKVGDMQQAVSDWKTKGGDKLRDWYKKLLDETGESAS is encoded by the coding sequence ATGACGCCGAACTCCCCCTCCGCTCCCAGCCGGAGACGATTCCTCGCCTCCTCCGTGGTCGTCGCCGCAGCCGTCGGCGGGGGGATGCCGCTCCTCGCCGCCTGCGGCGGCGGATCCGGCGGTGCGAAGAACGAGGGCACGACCACGGGCAAGAAGCTGAAGGACATCCTTCCGTCCTACGTGCCCTCCGAGGCGGTCACCCCGGACATCCCGAGCAAGAACGGTTCCGCGGCCGGCTTCACCACCGCGCTCCCGGCCGACAAGCTCGCGGTGTCCGTGCCGAAGAAGCTGGGCCAGGGCAGCGAGCTGCGGGTCATGGCACCGCTGTGGGGCACGTCGCCGGGTGAGGGCAACCCGTACTGGAAGGCGATGGACGAGGCGGCCGGCGTCACCGTCAAGTGGCAGAACCAGGACGGCAACGTCTACGGCCAGAAGCTCGGCGCGGTGCTCGCCTCCAGTGACATCCCCGATGCGGTCGTCGTCCCCGGCTGGGAGCTGGGCGGCAAGATACCGAGCGCCATCGCCAACAAGTTCGCCGACCTCGGCCCCTACCTCTCCGGTGACAAGGTCAAGGACTACCCGAACCTGGCGGCCATCCCCACCGGCGCCTGGCAGCGGGCGATCTTCGCCGGCAAGCTGCGCGGTCTCCCCATGCCCGCGGAGGCGACTCCGAACATCACCCCCTTCTACCGCGCGGACATCTTCGAGGAGAAGGGCTACGAGGTCCCGACCACCACGCAGGAGTTCTACGACCTCTGCAAGGAGATCAACGCCCCGAAGAGCAAGGTGTGGGCGTGCAGCGACATGACGTGGTCGGCGTTCGTCTTCTTCGGGGTGCTGCCGGAGAAGCCGTACTACTGGAAGCTCGTCGACGGCAAGCTGGTCAACCGCTACGAGACCGACGAGTACCTCGAGGCGCTGGAGTGGTCGCGCTCGCTGTACTCGGCGGGCTTCGTGCACCCGGACGCCAAGGCCGAGACGGGTGACATGCGGACCACGTTCTCCTCGGGGAACGTCCTCATGTACAACGCGGACATCTCCGACTGGTACGCCGCCACCGCTGTCCAGCGCCTCGACAAGCCGGAGTTCCGGATGGGGGCGATGGACTTCTTCGCCGCCGCCGGCGGTGACCCGGTCATCTACGAGGCGTCGCCCTCCAACATCTGGTGCTTCGTCAACAAGAACGCCGACAAGAAGACCATCCAGGACGTCCTCGCCCTCGCCAACTACACGGCCGCCCCCTACGGGACCAAGGAGCAGCGCCTGAAGGCCTACGGCCTGGAAGGCACGCACCACACCCTCAAGGACGGCGTCCTCGTCAAGACGGAGCAGGGCAACAACCAGGTCTTCGCCACCTACGAGTACGTGGCCTCCCCGGCCCCCTTCCGCGCCTACCCGGACTTCCCGGACGTCGCCAAGGGTGTCATCGAGTGGCAGCAGCGTCAGGGCGCGCACCTCAGGAAGCCCCTGTTCCACGGCATGCAGATCCAGGAGCCGACCCGCTTCACCGAGCTCAACGCACAGTTCGAGGACCTCGAGAAGGACATCGTGCGCGGCCGCAAGAAGGTCGGCGACATGCAGCAGGCCGTCTCCGACTGGAAGACCAAGGGCGGGGACAAGCTCCGCGACTGGTACAAGAAGCTGCTCGACGAGACCGGTGAGTCGGCCTCCTGA
- a CDS encoding exo-alpha-sialidase — protein sequence MRASSVPQPEPASRPRRRTVLAGAAVAAASASALPAAGATAASRRPAKSEPYRWRTAAIGGTGFVTGLLFHPAVRGLAYARTDIGGAYRWDDRRSRWTALTDHIGWDDWNLLGVEAMAVDPAHPDRLYLALGTYSQEWASPGAVLRSEDRGATWARTDLTVRLGANEDGRGCGERLLVDPRDSGTLWLGTRHDGLLRSRDRGATWAVDTSFPATASAAGQGVTLLVAAGRTVYAGWGDGPTALHRTNATGGWEAVPGQPSAGAATKVPVRAAYDAGSRALYVTYADGPGPNNQADGSVHRLDTVSGAWTDVTPVAPGDGDAFGYGGVAVDAARPGTVVVSTNNRWGPVDTLFRSTDGGASWTSLKDTAVLDVSETPYLKWGGEPKFGWWIQAVALDPYDSRHLLYGTGATVFGTRDLVHWAPEIRGLEESAVRQLVAPPSGARLLSGLGDVGVMRHDSLTASPSRGMATDPVFGTATGLALATLKPSYVVRTGWPSGSDRAGAYSLDGGASWRPFASQPAIAPSAPGPVAVSADGETLLWSFVHWDGTKYAAHRSTDGGATWAEVTTFPEGATPVSDPLDPRRFYAYDTDTGVVLLSTDRGATFTEGAKGLPSGDVQFRVSAAPGRSGDLWLSAKDEGLLRSTDGGRTFTRVAGCQASHALGFGKAAPSKGRAGYPAVFQTGRVAATYDGVAVLRSDDAGATWVRINDDAHRWGWTGEVVTGDPRVHGRVYLGTNGRGIQYADPQ from the coding sequence ATGCGCGCTTCGTCCGTCCCACAGCCGGAACCCGCCTCGCGTCCCCGGCGCCGGACCGTCCTGGCCGGTGCGGCGGTGGCCGCGGCCTCGGCGTCGGCGCTCCCGGCGGCGGGGGCCACGGCGGCCTCCCGGCGGCCGGCGAAGTCCGAGCCGTACCGCTGGCGCACCGCCGCCATCGGCGGGACGGGCTTCGTGACGGGCCTCCTGTTCCATCCGGCCGTGCGGGGTCTCGCCTACGCCCGCACGGACATCGGGGGCGCCTACCGGTGGGACGACCGGAGGTCACGGTGGACGGCCCTCACCGACCACATCGGGTGGGACGACTGGAATCTGCTGGGCGTCGAGGCGATGGCGGTCGATCCGGCGCACCCGGACCGGCTGTACCTGGCACTCGGCACGTACTCCCAGGAGTGGGCGTCCCCGGGAGCGGTCCTGCGGTCCGAGGACCGCGGGGCGACCTGGGCGCGTACGGACCTCACCGTGCGTCTCGGGGCCAACGAGGACGGCCGGGGCTGCGGCGAACGGCTCCTGGTCGATCCCCGCGACAGCGGGACGCTCTGGCTCGGCACGCGCCACGACGGGCTGCTGCGCTCCCGGGACCGGGGGGCCACCTGGGCCGTCGACACCTCCTTCCCGGCCACGGCGTCCGCGGCCGGGCAGGGCGTCACCCTGCTGGTGGCGGCGGGCCGCACGGTGTACGCGGGCTGGGGAGACGGCCCCACCGCTCTCCACCGTACGAACGCCACCGGCGGCTGGGAGGCCGTCCCCGGGCAGCCGTCCGCCGGCGCGGCGACGAAGGTGCCGGTCCGCGCGGCGTACGACGCGGGCAGCCGTGCGCTGTACGTGACGTACGCGGACGGGCCGGGCCCGAACAACCAGGCCGACGGTTCGGTGCACCGCCTCGACACGGTGTCCGGTGCCTGGACCGACGTGACCCCCGTGGCCCCGGGTGACGGCGACGCGTTCGGGTACGGCGGGGTCGCCGTCGACGCCGCCCGGCCGGGCACGGTCGTCGTCTCCACGAACAACCGCTGGGGGCCGGTGGACACCCTGTTCCGGTCCACGGACGGCGGGGCGAGCTGGACCTCGCTCAAGGACACGGCCGTACTGGACGTGTCGGAGACCCCGTATCTGAAGTGGGGCGGGGAGCCCAAGTTCGGCTGGTGGATCCAGGCCGTCGCACTCGACCCGTACGACTCGCGGCACCTCCTGTACGGCACCGGCGCCACGGTCTTCGGGACCCGCGACCTGGTGCACTGGGCGCCGGAGATCCGAGGTCTGGAGGAGTCGGCGGTGCGACAGCTCGTCGCGCCCCCTTCGGGTGCCCGGCTGCTCAGTGGTCTGGGGGACGTCGGAGTCATGCGCCACGACTCCCTCACGGCGTCCCCGTCACGCGGTATGGCGACGGACCCGGTGTTCGGCACGGCGACCGGACTGGCCCTCGCCACCCTGAAGCCGTCGTACGTCGTGCGGACCGGCTGGCCGTCGGGCTCCGACCGGGCCGGCGCGTACTCCCTCGACGGCGGGGCGAGTTGGCGGCCCTTCGCCTCCCAGCCCGCGATCGCCCCCTCCGCTCCAGGCCCGGTGGCGGTCTCCGCCGACGGCGAGACGCTGCTGTGGTCGTTCGTCCACTGGGACGGCACGAAGTACGCGGCGCACCGCTCGACGGACGGCGGCGCCACATGGGCCGAGGTCACCACCTTCCCCGAGGGCGCCACTCCGGTCTCGGATCCGCTCGACCCGAGGCGCTTCTACGCGTACGACACGGACACCGGGGTGGTCCTCCTCTCCACGGACCGGGGGGCGACGTTCACCGAGGGCGCGAAGGGGCTTCCCTCGGGGGACGTGCAGTTCCGCGTCTCGGCGGCACCGGGGCGCTCCGGCGACCTCTGGCTGTCCGCCAAGGACGAAGGACTGCTGCGCTCCACGGACGGCGGTCGCACGTTCACGCGGGTGGCCGGCTGCCAGGCCTCGCACGCCCTCGGGTTCGGCAAGGCCGCCCCGTCGAAGGGGCGGGCCGGCTACCCGGCGGTCTTCCAGACCGGGCGGGTTGCCGCCACGTACGACGGCGTGGCCGTGCTCCGCTCCGACGACGCGGGCGCGACCTGGGTCCGCATCAACGACGACGCCCACCGGTGGGGGTGGACCGGCGAGGTCGTCACCGGCGACCCCCGCGTCCACGGCCGTGTCTATCTGGGCACCAACGGCCGTGGCATCCAGTACGCAGATCCCCAGTAG
- a CDS encoding ABC transporter permease subunit, with the protein MSLSTDDRRAQDSRTPPVKTKAAAGDRPVTKEMPLRHRLRRDRTLILMTLPAMILLLVFAYIPLAGNVVAFQDYDPYIADNAFQAIAQSPWVGFEWFQQMVNDRLFWSALRNTLTIFLLQLTLFFPVPILLALFINSFVRPRVRAVAQAILYLPHFFSWVLVVTVFQQMFGGAGLIAQTLRENGHEGFDLMTDPGLFKFLITFEMIWKDAGWGVIVFLAALAAVSPDLYEASAMDGANRWRRMWHITLPALRPVVALLLVLQVGNALTVGFEQILLQRTAVGPGASEVLDTYVWNVGITNGGFSYAAAVGIIKGIFGLLLVLGANKVAHLMGEQGVYKK; encoded by the coding sequence ATGTCACTGAGCACAGACGACCGGCGCGCGCAGGATTCACGGACGCCGCCGGTCAAGACGAAGGCGGCGGCCGGTGACCGGCCCGTCACCAAGGAAATGCCGCTGCGTCACCGGCTGCGCCGGGACCGCACGCTGATCCTGATGACGCTGCCGGCGATGATCCTGCTGCTGGTCTTCGCGTACATCCCCCTGGCGGGGAACGTCGTGGCGTTCCAGGACTACGACCCGTACATCGCCGACAACGCGTTCCAGGCGATCGCCCAGAGCCCGTGGGTCGGGTTCGAGTGGTTCCAGCAGATGGTGAACGACCGGCTGTTCTGGTCGGCGCTGCGGAACACCCTGACGATCTTCCTCCTGCAGCTGACGCTGTTCTTCCCGGTGCCGATCCTGCTCGCGCTGTTCATCAACAGCTTCGTGCGGCCCCGGGTCCGGGCGGTGGCGCAGGCGATCCTCTACCTGCCGCACTTCTTCTCCTGGGTCCTGGTCGTCACGGTGTTCCAGCAGATGTTCGGCGGCGCCGGACTGATCGCGCAGACACTGCGGGAGAACGGTCATGAGGGCTTCGACCTGATGACCGACCCCGGCCTGTTCAAGTTCCTGATCACCTTCGAGATGATCTGGAAGGACGCCGGCTGGGGCGTCATCGTCTTCCTCGCCGCCCTCGCGGCGGTGAGTCCCGACCTCTACGAGGCGAGCGCCATGGACGGCGCGAACCGGTGGCGCCGGATGTGGCACATCACCCTGCCCGCCCTGCGCCCCGTCGTCGCCCTGCTGCTCGTGCTCCAGGTCGGCAACGCGCTGACCGTCGGCTTCGAGCAGATCCTGCTCCAGCGCACGGCGGTCGGCCCGGGGGCGTCCGAGGTGCTGGACACCTACGTCTGGAACGTCGGCATCACCAACGGTGGATTCAGCTACGCGGCGGCCGTCGGGATCATCAAGGGAATCTTCGGTCTGCTGCTGGTCCTCGGGGCCAACAAGGTCGCCCATCTCATGGGTGAGCAGGGGGTGTACAAGAAGTGA
- a CDS encoding glycoside hydrolase family 3 C-terminal domain-containing protein codes for MTDHPLPFRDPQLPFSRRTDDLLGRLTLDERIAMLHQFAPAVERLGLGPFRTGQEALHGVAWMGPATVFPQAVGLGATWNDDLVRRVGEAVGNEVRAKRAQDDRVGLNVWAPTVNLLRHPLWGRGEEGYSEDPALTSAIAVAYTRGLRGDDPHYWRTAPVLKHWLAHNNETDRDTASSSVRPRVLHEYDLRAFRDAVRAGAVAGVMPAYNLVNGRPNHVSPLLEQHLRSWTDQPLVVCSDAGAPSNLVDSEHYFDTHEEATAAALKAGVDSFTDHGTDSTVMTGRIRDALAKGLLDESDIDTAVRRLLAMRFALGEFDPELDPYAQVDDLDTEEHRALALEAAEQAVVLLKNDGLLPLTPGQGRTVAVVGLLADDCKLDWYSGTLMHRSTPLDGLRERYGAENVLHAEGVDRVRLKTSEGWLQVPAADGATDGEARGAEGALDPALLAGRTDLPPLTCGDEATELALVDWGEGVLTLRTDEGLYLSVADDGYVRASADEPGGWVVQETFRLEAVEGHDGGHRLLHIGTGGYVSVAADGAKVAVSGEKISRDDATVFQSETVEYGADAVARVAAAADTVIVVAGNDPHINGRETEDRTTLALPAQQDRLWRAAHAANPRTVLVLSSAYPYAVVDAAAALPALLWTAHGGQAAGTALARVLAGDVSPAGRLPQTWYASDDDLPGLFDYDVIGSRQTYLYFRGTPLFPFGHGLGYADFTYSGLRAEADGDQLRVSLTITNDGTTAADEVAQVYVRAAGPAEADEPAPEGLGRRLPGLGDPSDLPLRKLVGHRRVHLAPGAARSVEFTVPLEELGHWNVAHGRWAVEPGGYEILAGASSADIRLTATTEVGGEALGPRPVTERGIEAADYDRQQGTELVDRTKTEGDAVAPASADDEGRLVYRACDFGDGVRALAFQVSGEGRVTVSAAGHNSLIQFPDTGGPYSYRTVEVAVDLRGVQELRIGLTGAVRLARIDVVPGKESA; via the coding sequence GTGACGGACCATCCGCTTCCCTTCCGCGACCCGCAGCTGCCCTTCTCCCGGCGCACCGACGACCTGCTCGGACGGCTCACGCTCGACGAGCGGATCGCGATGCTGCACCAGTTCGCCCCAGCGGTGGAGCGGCTCGGGCTCGGCCCGTTCCGTACCGGACAGGAGGCCCTGCACGGGGTCGCCTGGATGGGCCCCGCCACCGTCTTCCCGCAGGCCGTCGGCCTCGGAGCCACCTGGAACGACGACCTGGTCCGCCGTGTCGGCGAAGCCGTCGGCAACGAGGTGCGGGCCAAGCGCGCCCAGGACGACCGCGTCGGGCTCAACGTCTGGGCGCCGACGGTGAACCTGCTGCGCCACCCGCTGTGGGGCCGTGGCGAGGAGGGGTACTCCGAGGACCCGGCCCTCACCTCCGCCATCGCCGTCGCCTACACCCGGGGCCTGCGCGGGGACGACCCGCACTACTGGCGCACCGCGCCCGTGCTCAAGCACTGGCTCGCGCACAACAACGAGACCGACCGCGACACCGCCTCCTCCTCGGTCCGCCCGCGCGTCCTGCACGAGTACGACCTGCGGGCCTTCCGCGACGCGGTACGGGCCGGGGCCGTGGCCGGAGTCATGCCCGCCTACAACCTCGTCAACGGGCGCCCCAACCACGTCTCGCCCCTCCTCGAGCAGCACCTGCGGAGCTGGACCGACCAGCCGCTCGTCGTCTGCTCGGACGCCGGAGCGCCCTCCAACCTGGTCGATTCCGAGCACTACTTCGACACCCACGAAGAGGCGACCGCGGCCGCCCTGAAGGCGGGCGTCGACAGCTTCACCGACCACGGCACGGACTCCACGGTCATGACCGGCCGCATCCGTGACGCGCTCGCCAAGGGGCTCCTCGACGAGAGCGACATCGACACGGCGGTCCGCCGGCTGCTCGCCATGCGCTTCGCGCTCGGTGAGTTCGACCCGGAACTCGACCCGTACGCCCAGGTGGACGACCTGGACACCGAGGAACACCGCGCGCTCGCCCTCGAAGCGGCGGAGCAGGCGGTCGTGCTCCTCAAGAACGACGGACTGCTGCCCCTGACACCCGGGCAGGGACGCACCGTCGCGGTGGTCGGGCTGCTCGCCGACGACTGCAAGCTCGACTGGTACAGCGGCACCCTCATGCACCGCTCGACCCCGCTCGACGGCTTGCGCGAGCGGTACGGCGCCGAGAACGTCCTCCACGCCGAGGGCGTGGACCGGGTCCGGCTGAAGACCTCCGAGGGCTGGCTCCAGGTGCCCGCGGCCGACGGGGCGACGGACGGGGAGGCGCGAGGCGCGGAAGGCGCCCTCGACCCCGCGCTCCTCGCCGGCCGCACCGACCTGCCCCCGCTGACCTGCGGCGACGAGGCCACCGAACTCGCACTCGTCGACTGGGGCGAGGGTGTCCTCACCCTGCGCACCGACGAGGGGCTGTACCTCTCCGTGGCCGACGACGGATACGTCAGGGCCTCCGCGGACGAGCCGGGCGGCTGGGTCGTCCAGGAGACGTTCCGCCTTGAAGCGGTGGAAGGACACGACGGCGGGCACCGCCTTCTGCACATCGGGACCGGTGGGTACGTCTCTGTCGCCGCCGACGGCGCGAAGGTTGCCGTGTCCGGCGAGAAGATCTCCCGGGACGACGCCACGGTCTTCCAGTCCGAGACCGTCGAGTACGGCGCGGACGCCGTGGCCCGGGTCGCCGCGGCCGCCGACACCGTGATCGTCGTCGCGGGCAACGACCCCCACATCAACGGCCGCGAGACGGAGGACCGCACCACCCTCGCCCTCCCGGCCCAGCAGGACCGGCTGTGGCGCGCGGCCCACGCCGCCAACCCGCGTACGGTCCTCGTCCTGTCGTCCGCCTATCCGTACGCCGTCGTCGACGCGGCCGCCGCACTGCCGGCGCTGCTCTGGACGGCGCACGGCGGCCAGGCCGCGGGTACGGCTCTCGCACGCGTCCTCGCCGGAGACGTGTCCCCGGCCGGGCGCCTGCCGCAGACCTGGTACGCGAGCGACGACGACCTGCCCGGCCTGTTCGACTACGACGTCATCGGCTCCCGGCAGACGTACCTCTATTTCCGCGGCACCCCCCTCTTCCCGTTCGGACACGGCCTCGGATACGCCGACTTCACCTACTCCGGGCTGCGGGCCGAGGCCGACGGCGATCAGCTGAGGGTGTCGTTGACGATCACCAACGACGGGACGACGGCTGCCGACGAGGTGGCCCAGGTCTACGTCCGCGCGGCCGGCCCGGCCGAGGCGGACGAGCCCGCCCCCGAAGGGCTGGGGCGTCGGCTCCCCGGGCTCGGCGACCCCTCGGACCTGCCGCTGCGCAAGCTGGTCGGCCACCGCCGCGTGCACCTGGCGCCCGGCGCGGCCCGGAGCGTCGAATTCACCGTCCCGTTGGAGGAGTTGGGGCACTGGAACGTGGCGCACGGCCGGTGGGCCGTCGAGCCGGGCGGCTACGAGATCCTCGCGGGCGCGTCCAGCGCCGACATCCGCCTCACCGCAACGACCGAGGTGGGCGGCGAGGCGCTCGGCCCCCGGCCGGTGACGGAGCGAGGCATCGAGGCAGCCGACTACGACCGGCAGCAGGGCACGGAGCTCGTGGACCGGACGAAGACGGAGGGCGACGCCGTGGCGCCCGCCTCCGCCGACGACGAGGGGCGTCTCGTCTACCGGGCCTGCGACTTCGGCGACGGCGTGCGAGCACTGGCGTTTCAGGTCTCGGGGGAGGGGCGTGTCACCGTCAGCGCGGCCGGGCACAACTCCCTGATCCAGTTCCCGGACACCGGTGGCCCGTACTCCTACCGCACCGTGGAAGTCGCGGTCGACCTCCGCGGAGTGCAGGAACTGCGCATCGGCCTCACCGGGGCCGTGCGCCTCGCCCGCATCGACGTCGTCCCCGGAAAGGAGTCCGCATGA
- a CDS encoding beta-galactosidase, whose translation MPSLHDAARGRILFGGDYNPEQWPEEVWADDVRLMKEAGVNTVTVGVFSWAMIEPRPGAREFGWLDRLMDLLAANGIGVVLATPTSSPPPWMGALHPETLPRTEDGAVVNYGSRQHFCPSSPVYRRYAAALTEDLAARYADHPALTVWHINNEYCTHCWCDETAAHFRRWLASRHTTLEALNDAWGTAFWSQRYDTWTEILPPRRAQYIRNPAQELDFKRFTSDALLECYTSERDIVARHTPHIPVTTNFMPLWSGQDAWAWAEQEDIVSVDVYPDPADPHGGQYNAMLADMTRSQARGPWMVMEQAAGAVNWRDVNHPKPAGLNRLWSLQAVARGADAVCYFQWRQSRQGAEKFHSGMLSHAGEEGRTFREVRRIGSELALVGAEVSGTGVSAEVAVLHDWDAWWSSTQQGRPSSLVSYTELVQAWHRGLWESGISTEFARPGADLSAYRMVLVPQLQLLGDAAVDNLVAYARGGGTLVCGFFTGVTDADDRIRPGGMDVRLRELFGIRTVHEWWPLDAEATVECDGFRGTLWSEELEPDGSAETVAAYRGGELDGLPAVLRKGTAWYVSTLPGPEALRGLLGRAAAVAGVRPVLEGLPAGVEAVRRGELLFLLNHGRSRVAVELPGRFTDLLTGAGTDGGLELDRYGVAVLRGVSA comes from the coding sequence ATGCCGTCCCTGCACGACGCCGCCCGTGGCCGCATCCTCTTCGGAGGCGACTACAACCCCGAGCAGTGGCCCGAGGAGGTATGGGCCGACGACGTCCGGCTGATGAAGGAAGCCGGGGTCAACACCGTCACCGTCGGCGTCTTCTCCTGGGCGATGATCGAACCCCGGCCGGGCGCGCGGGAGTTCGGCTGGCTGGACCGGCTCATGGACCTCCTGGCCGCCAACGGGATAGGCGTCGTGCTCGCCACACCGACGTCCTCGCCCCCGCCGTGGATGGGAGCGCTCCACCCGGAGACGCTGCCCCGCACCGAGGACGGGGCGGTCGTCAACTACGGTTCCCGGCAGCACTTCTGCCCGAGCTCCCCGGTGTACCGGCGCTATGCGGCCGCCCTCACCGAGGACCTCGCGGCACGGTACGCGGACCATCCGGCGCTCACCGTGTGGCACATCAACAACGAGTACTGCACCCACTGCTGGTGCGACGAGACCGCCGCCCACTTCCGTCGCTGGCTGGCGTCCCGTCACACCACCCTGGAAGCGCTCAACGACGCCTGGGGCACGGCGTTCTGGAGCCAGCGCTACGACACGTGGACGGAGATCCTGCCTCCGCGCCGGGCGCAGTACATTCGCAACCCCGCACAGGAGCTGGACTTCAAGCGGTTCACCTCCGACGCCCTGCTGGAGTGCTACACCTCCGAACGGGACATCGTCGCCCGGCACACCCCGCACATCCCGGTGACGACCAACTTCATGCCGCTGTGGTCGGGCCAGGACGCCTGGGCCTGGGCGGAGCAGGAGGACATCGTCTCCGTCGACGTCTACCCGGATCCGGCAGACCCGCACGGCGGCCAGTACAACGCGATGCTGGCCGACATGACGCGCTCCCAGGCGCGCGGCCCGTGGATGGTGATGGAACAGGCCGCCGGGGCGGTGAACTGGCGTGACGTCAACCACCCCAAGCCGGCCGGTCTCAACCGGCTGTGGTCTCTGCAGGCCGTGGCCAGGGGCGCGGACGCCGTCTGCTACTTCCAGTGGCGGCAGTCCCGGCAGGGCGCCGAGAAGTTCCACTCCGGGATGCTGAGCCACGCGGGCGAGGAGGGCCGCACGTTCCGGGAGGTCAGGCGCATCGGCTCCGAACTCGCACTCGTCGGGGCCGAGGTGAGCGGCACCGGGGTGTCCGCCGAGGTCGCGGTGCTCCACGACTGGGACGCCTGGTGGTCGAGCACCCAGCAGGGCCGCCCGTCCTCCCTCGTCTCGTACACGGAACTCGTGCAGGCATGGCACCGTGGGCTGTGGGAGAGCGGGATCAGCACGGAGTTCGCCCGCCCGGGCGCCGACCTGAGCGCCTACCGCATGGTGCTCGTGCCGCAGCTCCAGCTCCTCGGCGACGCCGCCGTCGACAACCTCGTCGCGTACGCGCGCGGTGGCGGCACCCTGGTGTGCGGGTTCTTCACCGGCGTCACGGACGCGGACGACCGGATCAGGCCGGGCGGCATGGACGTCCGGCTGCGTGAGCTGTTCGGCATCCGTACGGTGCACGAGTGGTGGCCGCTGGACGCGGAGGCGACCGTGGAGTGCGACGGCTTCCGCGGCACCCTGTGGTCGGAGGAACTGGAGCCCGACGGCAGCGCGGAGACCGTGGCCGCGTACCGGGGCGGCGAGCTCGACGGGCTTCCGGCGGTGCTCCGCAAGGGCACCGCCTGGTACGTCTCGACGCTGCCCGGACCCGAGGCGCTGCGCGGCCTGCTCGGCCGGGCGGCGGCCGTGGCAGGGGTGCGCCCCGTGCTGGAGGGACTGCCCGCCGGGGTCGAGGCGGTGCGGCGCGGCGAGCTGCTGTTCCTGCTGAACCACGGCCGGTCCCGGGTCGCGGTGGAGCTGCCGGGCCGGTTCACCGACCTGCTCACGGGCGCCGGTACCGACGGCGGCCTGGAGCTGGACCGCTACGGCGTGGCCGTGCTCAGAGGCGTCTCAGCATGA
- a CDS encoding carbohydrate ABC transporter permease encodes MLSGLTGLGGVKPGTRGRLRPVWEEEPSKAGLASKGVVMVLICLAVLFPLWVVIVTSLSSVKTITEAGGLVVIPRGVTFVAYQELLGGGQVTRAALISVCVTVVGTLFSMTVSILCAYGLSRTGSVLHRPLLIFMLATMFFGAGLIPTYLVVQGLGLTDSYLALILPSALNVFNILVLRAFFMSTAQELVESARIDGAGDFRILWQIVMPLSRAVIAVITLFYAVGYWSAWFNASIYISDPDMLPLQNVMNQLVLKQERPTGLTQVINTGHLSLLAVQMAVMVLALVPVAFLSPFVQKHFKEGMLTGAVKG; translated from the coding sequence CTGCTCTCCGGCCTGACCGGCTTGGGCGGTGTGAAGCCGGGAACCCGCGGCCGCCTGCGTCCCGTGTGGGAGGAGGAGCCGTCGAAGGCCGGCCTCGCCTCCAAGGGTGTGGTGATGGTCCTGATCTGCCTGGCCGTCCTCTTCCCGCTCTGGGTCGTGATCGTCACCAGTCTGTCCTCGGTGAAGACCATCACCGAGGCCGGCGGACTGGTGGTGATCCCGCGCGGCGTCACCTTCGTCGCCTACCAGGAGCTCCTGGGCGGCGGCCAGGTCACCCGCGCGGCTCTCATCAGCGTCTGTGTGACCGTGGTCGGGACCCTGTTCAGCATGACCGTCTCGATCCTGTGCGCCTACGGACTCTCGCGTACCGGTTCCGTGCTGCACCGCCCGTTGCTGATCTTCATGCTGGCCACGATGTTCTTCGGCGCGGGACTGATCCCGACCTACCTCGTGGTGCAGGGCCTCGGTCTCACGGACTCCTACCTGGCGCTGATCCTGCCGAGCGCGCTGAACGTCTTCAACATCCTGGTCCTGCGGGCGTTCTTCATGAGTACGGCGCAGGAGCTCGTCGAGAGCGCCCGCATCGACGGCGCGGGCGACTTCCGCATCCTGTGGCAGATCGTCATGCCGCTGTCCCGCGCGGTCATCGCCGTGATCACGCTGTTCTACGCGGTGGGCTACTGGAGCGCCTGGTTCAACGCGTCGATCTACATCAGCGACCCGGACATGCTGCCGCTGCAGAACGTGATGAACCAGCTGGTGCTCAAGCAGGAGCGGCCCACCGGCCTCACCCAGGTCATCAACACCGGTCACCTGTCGCTGCTCGCCGTGCAGATGGCGGTCATGGTGCTGGCGCTGGTCCCGGTCGCGTTCCTGTCGCCGTTCGTCCAGAAACACTTCAAGGAAGGCATGCTCACCGGCGCCGTCAAGGGCTGA